A single Alcanivorax borkumensis SK2 DNA region contains:
- a CDS encoding SAM-dependent methyltransferase yields the protein MMIQMAESGLLPDGLVRLGIRRLLRQRLQQEKQRDNRQTFEAALQQGPVAVGQDEANEQHYEVDARFYEQVLGSHLKYSSGYWPSSSSCLDDAERAMLAMTCERADLLDGQDVLEMGCGWGSLTLWMAKQYPNSRITAISNSSSQRAFILGRAAERGLDNVDVITVDASQYQPSKPYDRVVSVEMFEHMRNHKTLMLRIHDWLKPGGKLFIHVFCHHDLTYLFETEGSKDWMAKYFFTGGMMPAYDWLPQCAGNLEEEQRWAVNGTHYARTLEAWLVLADEKREQLILLLDEVYGEGKGKVWLQRWRIFFMACAELFNYGEGQEWFVAHYRFSKAVVS from the coding sequence ATGATGATTCAAATGGCTGAATCTGGCCTGTTACCCGATGGGCTGGTGCGTTTGGGTATTCGTCGTCTGTTGAGACAGCGGCTGCAGCAGGAAAAACAGCGCGATAACCGTCAGACCTTTGAAGCGGCTCTCCAGCAGGGGCCAGTGGCGGTGGGCCAAGATGAAGCCAATGAGCAGCATTATGAAGTAGATGCTCGGTTTTATGAGCAGGTATTGGGCTCACATTTGAAGTACTCCAGCGGCTATTGGCCTAGTTCATCGAGTTGCTTGGACGATGCTGAACGGGCGATGTTGGCCATGACCTGTGAGCGAGCTGATTTGTTAGATGGTCAAGATGTGCTGGAAATGGGTTGTGGGTGGGGGTCATTGACACTGTGGATGGCTAAACAGTATCCCAATAGTCGGATTACAGCGATTTCCAATTCGTCATCCCAGCGAGCCTTTATTTTAGGGCGCGCTGCTGAGCGCGGATTGGATAATGTGGACGTGATTACCGTCGATGCTTCCCAGTATCAGCCTTCCAAGCCCTATGACAGGGTGGTTTCGGTAGAAATGTTCGAACATATGCGAAATCACAAAACCTTGATGTTACGTATTCACGATTGGTTGAAGCCGGGGGGGAAATTATTCATCCATGTGTTCTGCCATCATGATCTGACGTACCTGTTTGAGACGGAAGGCAGCAAGGACTGGATGGCTAAGTATTTTTTCACCGGTGGAATGATGCCTGCCTATGATTGGCTGCCGCAGTGCGCGGGGAACCTTGAGGAGGAACAGCGTTGGGCGGTGAATGGGACGCACTATGCACGAACGCTGGAGGCCTGGTTGGTGTTGGCGGATGAAAAGCGTGAACAGTTGATTCTCCTGCTGGATGAAGTTTATGGCGAGGGGAAAGGTAAAGTCTGGTTGCAGCGTTGGCGTATATTTTTCATGGCGTGTGCTGAGTTGTTTAACTATGGTGAGGGACAAGAGTGGTTTGTTGCACACTACCGTTTCAGTAAAGCTGTTGTCAGTTGA
- a CDS encoding GAF domain-containing protein: MPIDSNSNSTNKALTSYSSCPELLDAHLDELQKRFGMALWMITRHHNEELTVLRTRDTYYGLTQGSRLQWAKNYGARMLQQGAPCITANAPATPLYNQAPIKDELTIGAYIGLPLVDLKHQLFGTLYALDPTPQNPALEQALPTLQHEARLISFLLAHALRDIEQQRINIFLEHPDRCVDTGLPSQQGWADIITQEQQHCRDFGMESSVLALQAPQGSNSITIADSLAALLREQDSIAHLGNNHFGILLADADSNKAENTIHRIRDALNAKQLLVRIEQRPLNRAQEMAI, translated from the coding sequence ATGCCCATCGACAGCAACAGCAACAGCACCAATAAAGCGTTAACCAGTTACTCTTCCTGCCCAGAGTTACTGGATGCTCACCTTGACGAACTACAAAAACGTTTTGGTATGGCCCTGTGGATGATCACCCGCCACCACAATGAAGAACTAACGGTACTGCGAACCCGGGATACTTATTACGGCTTGACCCAAGGCAGCCGCCTGCAATGGGCAAAAAACTATGGGGCCCGAATGCTGCAACAGGGCGCCCCCTGCATTACCGCCAACGCCCCGGCCACTCCGCTGTATAATCAGGCACCGATCAAAGATGAGCTGACAATCGGCGCCTATATTGGCTTGCCTCTGGTCGACCTAAAACACCAGCTTTTTGGCACCCTTTACGCACTGGATCCCACCCCCCAGAACCCAGCCTTGGAACAAGCCCTGCCCACTCTTCAGCATGAAGCACGGCTTATCAGCTTCTTACTAGCCCATGCCCTGCGTGACATCGAGCAACAGCGCATCAATATTTTCCTGGAACACCCAGATCGTTGCGTTGATACAGGCTTACCCAGCCAGCAGGGCTGGGCAGACATCATCACTCAGGAACAACAGCACTGTCGGGATTTTGGCATGGAATCGTCGGTGCTTGCTTTACAAGCACCCCAGGGTAGCAACAGCATAACGATCGCCGACTCTCTCGCGGCCCTGTTACGCGAGCAGGACAGCATTGCGCATCTGGGCAACAACCATTTCGGGATTCTTCTCGCTGACGCAGATTCCAACAAAGCGGAAAACACTATTCATCGCATTCGTGATGCGTTAAACGCCAAACAACTACTGGTCCGGATTGAACAGCGCCCCCTAAACAGAGCCCAGGAAATGGCGATATAA
- a CDS encoding GlxA family transcriptional regulator, which produces MFTVAVLAFDGVFASALTGVVDLLNLTGVTWNRIHGQPLSRQFKVHVVSRGGTPVRCTNGIRMAVDCSLEQIDQADLVVVPTIGGQIETVLSQEKDTLSWLRFLHQGGADLASNCTGAFLLAEAGLLDGKTATTHWGFSQEFRHRYPQVNLTERELITRHDNIFCAGGGTAWRDLTILLVERFCGAEMARELARAFVIDVRNDLQSIYAGLPAHTYHQDDQVQAIQAWIHEHFKENTSLGELAERACLSPRQLQRRFTTTLGEPPLQYLQRVRIEAARKMLERGSNNLAKLAERVGYQDVSSFSRLFKRHTGLSPSHYRQRFARTGALND; this is translated from the coding sequence ATGTTTACGGTAGCGGTATTAGCTTTTGACGGCGTCTTTGCCTCAGCCCTGACCGGAGTGGTGGATTTACTCAATTTGACCGGAGTGACCTGGAATCGAATCCACGGTCAACCCCTGAGCCGGCAATTTAAAGTACACGTGGTGTCTCGTGGCGGCACCCCGGTGCGTTGTACCAACGGCATACGCATGGCGGTGGATTGCTCTCTGGAGCAAATAGATCAAGCTGATCTGGTGGTGGTACCCACCATTGGCGGCCAGATCGAAACCGTGTTGTCACAAGAAAAGGACACGCTGTCCTGGTTACGCTTTCTGCATCAGGGCGGCGCAGATCTGGCCAGCAACTGTACCGGGGCCTTCCTGTTAGCAGAAGCCGGATTATTAGACGGCAAAACGGCTACCACCCACTGGGGATTTAGCCAAGAATTTCGCCACCGTTATCCACAAGTCAACCTAACCGAACGGGAGCTTATTACCCGCCACGACAATATTTTTTGTGCCGGTGGCGGCACCGCCTGGCGAGACCTAACCATTTTGTTGGTTGAACGCTTTTGCGGTGCAGAAATGGCCCGCGAACTGGCGCGAGCCTTTGTCATCGATGTACGCAACGACCTGCAAAGCATCTACGCAGGCTTGCCTGCCCATACCTACCATCAAGACGACCAAGTACAAGCCATTCAGGCCTGGATCCATGAGCACTTCAAGGAAAACACCAGTCTTGGAGAGCTGGCAGAGAGGGCGTGCCTGAGTCCGCGCCAGTTGCAACGGCGATTCACCACCACGCTAGGCGAGCCACCTTTGCAGTATCTGCAGCGAGTTCGCATTGAAGCCGCTCGAAAAATGCTGGAGCGGGGCAGCAATAATCTGGCCAAACTAGCCGAGCGCGTGGGCTACCAGGATGTAAGCAGTTTTTCACGCCTCTTCAAACGTCACACCGGCTTATCACCCAGTCATTACCGGCAGCGCTTCGCTCGCACGGGTGCGCTGAATGACTAA
- a CDS encoding response regulator transcription factor, whose product MSILLVEDHRQLAQTVLEYLEQQGATVDYAGNTRLARELVQEHHYDLMLLDVMLPGEDGYSFCQYLREELALDMPVIFMTARDQLEDKLEGFDRGGDDYIVKPFALPELVARVSALIRRQRKEVTANTLQIADLELDPARQEVRRGGQRLKLSPTAFRILRILMRESPKVVSREQLEHELWGDLVPDSDALRSHLYNLRKAVDKPFDEALLNTLPGVGFSIQEMTEIAP is encoded by the coding sequence CTGTCCATTTTGCTGGTAGAAGATCATCGCCAGCTGGCCCAAACCGTATTGGAATACCTAGAGCAACAAGGCGCCACTGTGGACTACGCCGGTAACACTCGCCTGGCCCGGGAACTGGTCCAGGAGCATCATTACGACTTGATGCTTCTAGATGTGATGCTTCCCGGCGAAGACGGCTACAGTTTCTGCCAGTACTTGCGCGAAGAACTGGCACTGGATATGCCCGTTATATTTATGACTGCCCGAGACCAACTGGAAGACAAACTAGAAGGGTTTGATCGTGGCGGAGACGACTACATCGTCAAGCCTTTTGCTTTACCGGAACTGGTTGCCCGGGTCTCTGCATTGATACGTCGACAGCGCAAAGAAGTGACCGCCAACACTCTGCAGATTGCCGATCTGGAGCTGGACCCGGCTCGCCAGGAAGTTCGCCGTGGCGGGCAACGGCTAAAACTCTCCCCCACCGCCTTCCGCATCTTGCGTATATTAATGCGTGAATCGCCCAAGGTAGTAAGCCGAGAACAACTGGAGCATGAGCTTTGGGGCGACTTGGTGCCCGATTCAGATGCCCTGCGCAGCCATCTGTATAATCTGCGCAAAGCCGTGGACAAACCCTTCGACGAGGCCCTGCTGAATACCCTGCCTGGAGTCGGTTTCAGCATCCAGGAAATGACCGAAATCGCACCGTGA
- a CDS encoding sensor histidine kinase, producing the protein MKKTGVQHRITRVYLVQLLLISLATVLGVWATANIIEHVLVKQALIKEADHYWSLFEANSTQPRPNTRHLFGLLTSDAVHDAVPKVLMDLPDGYQRVDLAGERPIVYIEHRDDARLYLIFDEKRLSVLAFMFGILPLTGVLLVIYITSFLGWKKSRDLLSPLVQLSDALRQTPVNDPSVARPDLSEIAADAGSEVAVLVTALDGYANRLVSFVERERQFTRDASHELRTPLAVFRANLELLVIQIGDRPLIRRMDDTVDDMEATLETLLMLARTEQHSQQSEDVIVNDLSVNLIERLSPLAERKHIRLQVRQTALLSVNCPEAALTIVLTNLVRNAINYSGSGDVTIVVMEQAVQVVDYGAGMDAEELSRIMQPFERGTSIESGHGLGLAIVQRLCERYRWSLMVASEPGKGTEVRVQF; encoded by the coding sequence ATGAAAAAAACCGGCGTCCAGCATCGTATAACCCGTGTCTATCTGGTTCAGTTATTGCTGATCAGTCTGGCCACCGTGCTGGGTGTATGGGCGACGGCCAATATCATTGAGCATGTGTTGGTCAAACAGGCCCTAATCAAGGAGGCCGATCATTATTGGTCTTTGTTTGAGGCAAATTCAACGCAACCACGGCCCAATACCCGCCACTTATTCGGTTTGCTGACCAGTGACGCGGTGCATGATGCCGTGCCGAAGGTACTCATGGATCTACCTGATGGCTATCAACGTGTGGATCTAGCCGGAGAACGGCCTATTGTTTATATCGAGCATCGCGATGACGCCCGGCTTTATTTAATCTTTGATGAAAAGCGCTTGTCAGTGCTGGCATTCATGTTCGGGATTTTACCACTGACGGGGGTGCTGTTGGTGATCTATATCACCTCGTTTCTCGGTTGGAAAAAATCCCGCGATTTACTCTCTCCACTGGTGCAGCTTTCTGATGCGTTGCGACAGACTCCGGTAAACGACCCAAGCGTGGCTCGCCCTGATCTAAGCGAAATAGCGGCGGACGCCGGCAGTGAAGTGGCTGTGCTGGTTACCGCTTTGGATGGTTATGCCAATCGGTTAGTGTCGTTTGTAGAGCGTGAGCGCCAGTTTACCCGTGATGCCAGCCATGAGTTACGTACGCCACTGGCCGTGTTTCGAGCCAACCTGGAATTGCTGGTGATTCAGATTGGGGATCGGCCACTGATACGGCGTATGGATGACACGGTTGATGATATGGAGGCGACGTTGGAGACATTGCTGATGCTGGCTCGTACCGAGCAGCATAGCCAGCAAAGTGAAGACGTGATTGTTAATGATCTGTCGGTGAATTTGATCGAACGCCTTAGCCCGTTGGCCGAACGCAAGCACATTCGATTACAGGTCCGGCAGACTGCACTGTTGAGTGTGAATTGCCCGGAAGCTGCGTTGACCATTGTGCTGACAAACCTGGTTCGCAATGCCATCAACTACAGTGGATCGGGTGATGTCACCATCGTGGTAATGGAGCAAGCGGTGCAGGTTGTGGATTATGGTGCGGGCATGGATGCGGAAGAATTATCGCGCATCATGCAACCTTTTGAGCGTGGTACGAGCATCGAAAGCGGCCATGGGTTGGGGTTGGCGATTGTGCAGCGCCTGTGCGAACGCTATCGCTGGTCGTTGATGGTAGCTAGTGAACCCGGTAAAGGCACGGAAGTCAGAGTGCAATTCTAA
- a CDS encoding DUF2878 domain-containing protein: MNLPANVVIVNFLAFQLLWPAAVLGASLGWAMLAWCVLLAMLITQVALTGRWRNDGVLVVAGAALCVVMEPLWLLTDVLEYRNWPHRWWAPHWVWALWMGFAVSFRYSLGWLCGRPALAALFGAVGGVFSVTMGMRLGAASAPQGWVLLAVIYAIGWAIAVPILAQVATMTMRGKENA; this comes from the coding sequence ATGAATCTGCCCGCTAATGTTGTCATTGTGAATTTTCTTGCCTTCCAGTTGCTCTGGCCAGCAGCCGTTTTGGGCGCGTCTCTGGGTTGGGCCATGCTCGCTTGGTGTGTGTTGCTGGCCATGCTGATTACGCAAGTCGCACTGACCGGTCGATGGCGTAACGATGGGGTGTTGGTAGTGGCAGGGGCGGCTCTATGTGTCGTGATGGAGCCGTTGTGGCTATTGACTGATGTGTTGGAATATAGGAATTGGCCGCATCGTTGGTGGGCTCCGCATTGGGTTTGGGCTTTGTGGATGGGGTTTGCTGTGAGTTTTCGTTACAGCCTTGGCTGGTTGTGTGGCCGCCCCGCTCTCGCTGCTTTATTTGGTGCGGTGGGAGGCGTTTTTTCCGTCACTATGGGTATGCGTTTGGGGGCTGCGAGTGCCCCACAGGGTTGGGTATTGCTGGCGGTTATTTACGCTATTGGTTGGGCCATAGCGGTACCAATATTGGCACAAGTTGCCACGATGACAATGCGGGGAAAAGAGAATGCTTAA
- a CDS encoding DUF1295 domain-containing protein, with translation MLNIHYLLLIVLLMVATVLWLQQLRTQNAGWVDVFWAWSVGIVGMSFLLTGSGALLPRVIAGSLLLVWSLRLGGHIFQRVSQETSEDGRYAAMREALGGKAQPVFLFFYWGQALLAWCFALTFWVVAEQDFFTTPLVLLGGGMGLFAIALESLADKQLARFKKRPDSKGKTCREGLWRYSRHPNYFGEWLHWVSYPVIAIGALHGEWLWLLPLAMFVFLWFVTGIPYTEKQALKSRGDNYRDYQRTTSAFFPWRPKS, from the coding sequence ATGCTTAATATTCATTACCTGTTACTTATTGTTCTGCTGATGGTGGCTACGGTGTTGTGGCTGCAACAGCTGCGCACTCAAAATGCCGGTTGGGTCGATGTGTTTTGGGCTTGGTCCGTGGGTATTGTCGGAATGAGCTTTTTGCTGACAGGTAGCGGCGCGCTGCTTCCCCGTGTGATTGCAGGCAGTCTTTTATTGGTGTGGTCGCTGCGCCTTGGCGGTCATATTTTCCAAAGAGTCAGTCAGGAAACATCAGAAGATGGACGTTATGCCGCTATGCGAGAGGCGTTAGGAGGCAAGGCCCAGCCGGTTTTTCTGTTTTTTTATTGGGGCCAAGCGCTGCTGGCCTGGTGTTTTGCACTGACGTTTTGGGTGGTGGCCGAGCAAGACTTTTTCACCACGCCTCTGGTTCTTCTCGGGGGGGGGATGGGTTTGTTTGCGATTGCTCTGGAGTCTCTGGCAGATAAACAGTTAGCAAGGTTTAAGAAGCGCCCGGACAGCAAAGGCAAAACCTGTCGTGAAGGACTATGGCGGTATAGCCGCCACCCCAACTATTTTGGCGAGTGGTTGCACTGGGTTAGTTACCCGGTGATTGCCATCGGCGCGCTGCACGGCGAATGGCTATGGTTGTTGCCGTTGGCCATGTTTGTGTTTCTGTGGTTTGTCACCGGCATTCCGTATACCGAAAAACAGGCGCTGAAATCCCGCGGTGATAATTACCGTGACTACCAGCGCACCACGAGTGCGTTCTTTCCTTGGAGACCTAAATCATGA